In a genomic window of Glycine max cultivar Williams 82 chromosome 13, Glycine_max_v4.0, whole genome shotgun sequence:
- the LOC100796332 gene encoding aspartic proteinase Asp1, with translation MKGIIALHTLLPFLLFSAILPLSFSAQPRNAKKPKTPYSDNNHHRLSSSAVFKLQGNVYPLGHYTVSLNIGYPPKLYDLDIDSGSDLTWVQCDAPCKGCTKPRDQLYKPNHNLVQCVDQLCSEVHLSMAYNCPSPDDPCDYEVEYADHGSSLGVLVRDYIPFQFTNGSVVRPRVAFGCGYDQKYSGSNSPPATSGVLGLGNGRASILSQLHSLGLIRNVVGHCLSAQGGGFLFFGDDFIPSSGIVWTSMLSSSSEKHYSSGPAELVFNGKATAVKGLELIFDSGSSYTYFNSQAYQAVVDLVTKDLKGKQLKRATDDPSLPICWKGAKSFESLSDVKKYFKPLALSFKKIMNLQMHLPPESYLIITKHGNVCLGILDGTEVGLENLNIIGDITLQDKMVIYDNEKQQIGWVSSNCDRLPNVDRDLEGDFPHPYATNLGIFGDRCPASYEETGCE, from the exons atgaaaggaaTAATAGCATTGCACACGCTTTTgccatttcttctattttctgcCATTTTACCACTCTCTTTCTCAGCTCAACCCCGCAACGCCAAGAAGCCCAAAACCCCATATTCTGATAATAATCATCATCGCCTTTCCTCctctgctgttttcaaacttcaGGGAAATGTGTACCCTCTTGG GCATTACACAGTGTCTCTCAACATTGGCTATCCCCCCAAGCTTTATGACCTTGACATTGACTCGGGTAGTGACCTTACTTGGGTTCAGTGTGATGCACCATGTAAAGGTTGCACCAAG CCTCGTGATCAACTTTATAAACCCAATCACAACCTTGTGCAATGTGTGGACCAGTTGTGTTCTGAAGTGCACTTATCAATGGCCTATAATTGTCCTTCCCCAGATGACCCATGTGACTATGAGGTTGAGTATGCAGATCATGGATCATCTCTGGGTGTGCTAGTCCGGGATTACATTCCTTTTCAATTCACCAATGGCTCTGTGGTGCGCCCTAGGGTAGCCTTTGG GTGCGGATATGATCAAAAGTATTCTGGTTCTAACTCCCCACCTGCTACGTCAGGAGTCCTTGGCCTTGGGAATGGCAGAGCAAGCATTTTGTCTCAGCTTCATTCTTTGGGTCTGATCCGCAATGTTGTTGGCCACTGCCTAAGTGCACAAGGAGGAGGGTTTTTATTCTTCGGAGATGATTTCATTCCCTCTTCAGGAATTGTTTGGACATCCATGTTGTCGAGTTCTTCGga AAAACACTACAGCTCAGGACCAGCAGAACTGGTTTTCAATGGAAAGGCTACTGCTGTTAAGGGTCTTGAACTTATCTTCGATAGTGGGAGCTCTTACACATACTTCAACTCACAAGCCTATCAAGCTGTTGTTGATTTA GTAACTAAAGATTTAAAGGGAAAACAGTTGAAAAGAGCAACTGATGACCCATCACTTCCAATTTGTTGGAAGGGTGCAAAGTCTTTCGAATCGTTAAGTGATGTCAAGAAATATTTCAAGCCCCTAGCATTGAGcttcaaaaaaatcatgaatttgcAGATGCACCTACCACCAGAATCTTACCTTATTATCACT AAACATGGCAATGTCTGCTTGGGGATTCTAGATGGCACTGAAGTAGGACTAGAAAATCTGAACATAATAGGAG ACATCACTTTACAAGATAAAATGGTGATTTATGACAACGAGAAACAGCAGATTGGATGGGTTTCTTCAAATTGTGATAGGCTTCCCAA TGTGGATCGTGATTTGGAAGGTGATTTTCCACACCCATATGCAACAAATTTGGGTATCTTTGGGGACCGTTGCCCTGCATCATATGAAGAAACAGGCTGTGAATGA